The Kogia breviceps isolate mKogBre1 chromosome 4, mKogBre1 haplotype 1, whole genome shotgun sequence genome window below encodes:
- the C2CD4C gene encoding C2 calcium-dependent domain-containing protein 4C: protein MKKANMWFLARLRGSGERGATGGGGGGGAAAGLRHSNVLTPDKIPDFFIPPKLPAGPAEPEAQAEPGPPPSEQSLAPAAPRRGPRSPRLPAKLAAESRSLLKAATRHVIQIESAEDWPAEEAATNADPQARGAMSLPSVPKAQTSYGFATLAESPHTRRKESLFHSEHGALAQVGSPGTRRRRGGVKADGADGAPREAGGALMSPGRCVSGGESDTASSAESSPFGSPLLSRSVSLLKGFAQDGQAKVSQLKHSVGRHGSLSADDSTPDASPGARRRRARRATKEPGPEPGAAPRAEHAVRMGPRGSVRLLAEYEAAQARLRVRLLAAEGLYDRLCDARSINCCVGLCLVPGKLQKQRSTIVKNSRHPVFNEDFFFDGLGPASVRKLALRVKVVNKGGSLKRDTLLGEKELPLTSLLPFL from the coding sequence ATGAAGAAAGCCAACATGTGGTTCTTGGCGCGGCTTCGGGGGTCAGGGGAGAGGGGAGctacggggggcgggggcgggggcggggccgccgCGGGGCTCCGGCACAGCAACGTGCTCACGCCCGACAAGATCCCGGACTTCTTCATCCCCCCCAAGCTGCCCGCCGGCCCCGCGGAGCCGGAGGCGCAGGCTGAGCCGGGGCCCCCGCCCTCGGAGCAGAGCCTGGCCCCTGCCGCGCCCCGCCGCGGCCCCCGGAGCCCCCGGCTGCCCGCCAAGCTGGCCGCCGAGAGCAGGAGCCTGCTGAAGGCGGCCACCAGGCATGTGATCCAGATCGAGAGCGCGGAGGACTGGCCCGCCGAGGAGGCCGCCACCAACGCCGACCCCCAGGCCCGGGGCGCCATGTCGCTGCCCTCGGTGCCCAAGGCCCAGACGTCCTATGGCTTCGCCACGCTGGCCGAGAGCCCGCACACACGGCGCAAGGAGTCTCTGTTCCACAGCGAGCACGGCGCTCTGGCCCAGGTGGGCTCCCCGGGCACCCGGCGCCGTCGCGGGGGCGTCAAGGCCGACGGGGCCGATGGGGCGCCCAGGGAAGCCGGCGGCGCCCTCATGAGCCCCGGCCGCTGCGTCAGTGGCGGGGAGAGCGACACGGCGTCCTCGGCCGAGTCCTCGCCTTTCGGATCCCCCCTGCTCTCGCGCTCCGTGTCGCTGCTCAAAGGCTTCGCCCAGGACGGCCAGGCCAAGGTGAGCCAGCTGAAGCACTCGGTGGGCCGCCACGGCTCCCTGTCGGCCGACGACAGCACGCCGGACGCCAGCCCTGGGGCCCGGCGCCGCCGGGCCCGCAGGGCCACCAAGGAGCCCGGCCCCGAGCCCGGCGCGGCGCCCCGCGCGGAGCACGCCGTGCGCATGGGCCCGCGGGGCAGCGTGCGGCTGCTGGCCGAGTATGAGGCGGCCCAGGCCCGCCTCCGCGTGCGCCTGCTGGCGGCCGAGGGCCTCTACGACCGGCTGTGCGACGCCCGCAGCATTAACTGCTGTGTGGGCCTGTGCTTGGTGCCCGGCAAGCTGCAGAAGCAGCGCAGCACCATCGTCAAGAACAGCCGCCACCCCGTCTTCAACGAGGACTTCTTCTTCGACGGCCTGGGCCCGGCCAGCGTGCGGAAGCTGGCGCTCAGGGTCAAGGTGGTGAACAAGGGCGGCAGCCTCAAGCGGGACACCCTGCTCGGGGAGAAGGAGCTGCCCCTGACCTCTCTGCTTCCCTTCTTGTAA